TGAAAACATACTAAACGATGTTGATATGGTGCTTCTGATGAGCGTTAACCCCGGATTTGGAGGACAAAAGTTCATTGAAAACACCTATAGCAAGGTAGTAGAACTGCGAAAAATGATTGAGCAAAAGGGGGCCAGTACCATTATTCAGATTGATGGCGGGGTAGACAGCACCAACGCCAAGGCTCTATACGATGCCGGAGCGGACTGCTTGGTTGCCGGTAGCGCTGTATTTAAATCAAAAGATCCGCTATTGGCTATTGAGGGTTTGAAAAATGCCTAAATAGCGTATCTTTGCAAAACTATTTTCGTACTACAATTGCAAATCATCCGAAGGGGCTGTATTGGTTTTGACAGCAAGCCGAGTCGGAGTGGTAGCATGCCGAGCGTTGTGATGCTAGCTCGTAAATATCAGGTCTCAACTTTCAAATGGCGAAAATAGCTACGCTCTCGCTGCTTAATATCACTAAGTGATTTAGCTTAATCTCAGGGTCCAAGGTGGCTCAGAGACGAGAATCCCGCCCAAGTTCCTGCTCTTTGAACAAAGGCATACGGGGTTTCAAAAAACATAGAGCTGGTAGATGTGACGCCCTTAAGCATCTATAAGATTTAGGGGATAAGGATTCGGCTAGAAGGCCTCTGTCAGGTTGAATCTCGAAAAACAAGGTGACGGCTAAGCATGTAGCGACCATTTGGGTTCCTTGTTTGGACGAGGGTTCGACACCCTCCAGCTCCACAGAAGTAAAAAGGCTATGAATCGTTCGATTTATAGCCTTTTCTTTTGCAAGCACATACTACTTGCAAGTGCAGATTCGCACGTCCTTTATTTTTCTCGCTCAAGGTTCGATAGAGACGCCCTACAGATACTGCATTTATGCCGCCTCCGTGCATGGTTGTGACTAGAGCTACATCCTTCCTCAATGATGGCTGCCGCAGTAAAATGTAAAGCTAGAGGCGTACTTTGGTCCACCATTTATCCTCCTTTATGAGAGAATGATGATTCCCCATCTTTCGAAAGAAACCAGGACTTCGCTTTATTGGCAAAGCCTAATCGGCAGACCTCCAAGGCGGCCTGTTACACCTGTTGGGGTGGTCGCTACCACCTATGAGGGTGGTCGGTTGGGCCTCGGAGGTGGTACGGAATACCTATGTAGGTGGTCGGGAACACCTGTAGGGGTGGTTGCTCGGACATTGGAGATGTTGCGATGCCTCTCGGAGGCGTTACCGCTTGCCAATTACGGCAGTTCATGTGTAGTGTGCGTCATTTTTTTGAAGGGGAAAGGAAAAAAGCGCCAGCAATACGTTGTAGTAAACCTAAAAAAGGTCAGTCCAGTAAGAAAATAGGAGACTGCTAAAACCAACATGAATCGAGGCACAGCGAGGTCCTCCACCGTTCGGCGATGGGCTTTTTATTTACGCACAGAGTTTTTGTATCTTTGCGCCAAATAAAAACAATATGAGCGCAAGCAACCAAAATTCGATATTTGGAATTCGCCCTGTGATAGAGGCCATCAACGCCGGCAAGCCGCTGGACAAGGTTATGATTAAGAACGGGCTGGAGGGCGAGCTGATTCAGGAGCTGAAGGACCTGCTCCGTAGGAAGAAGATCTTCGCCCAGTACGTTCCAGCCGAGAAGCTGAACAGCATCACCAGCCAGAACCATCAGGGCGTAATTGCCTTTGCCGCTCAAATTGAGTACTACGAGCTCGAGGATGTGGTTACCGCCGCCCTCGAGGACGAGAAGAAAACCCCACTATTCCTTGTTCTCGATGGCGTTACCGACGTCCGCAACTTCGGCGCCATTGCCCGTTCGGCCGAATGTGCTGGGGTTAACGCCATCATCATTCCGGCCAAAGGCTCGGCGCAAATCAACTCCGACGCCATCAAGTCGTCAGCAGGGGCGCTTCACTTCATTCCCATCGTTAAAGTTCCCAGCCTGCGCTCCGCCATCTTCTACCTCAGGGATAGCGGCATTAAGATTGTGGCCTCGTCGGAAAAGGCCAAGGACATGATGTACAAGGTGGACATGACACCACCAACGGCCATCATCATGGGGTCGGAGGATAAGGGCATCTCTCCCGACAACCTCAAGTTTGTTGACGAGATGGTGAAGGTTCCGCTCAGCGGCCAAATCGACTCGCTAAACGTAGGCGTTGCTGCCGCCTTGGTGATGTTCGAAGCCGTACGCCAGCGCATCTTCGATGCCATGTACGAAGACTAGGCAGAAACCATTTTACGGGTAGAACACCATAAATCTGAAAAGCCCCGGGGAGTCAACCTCGAGGCTTTTACATTTTGGCCGCATGCCCAACCATGGCAGAAATACCCGGCCCCCTCCCCCACTTAGCGGCTTCCCAACAGCACCAGCGAGGGCAAGTCACCTTCTGGATTAACAAAATGTTTATTTCGCCAACCACTAATTTACAGCCAGTTACAGCCATTACAGCAAAACCATTAGCTGAATATTTAACAAGTTATTAACCGTTTTGTGGCGGATTTTAAATGCCAAGCCGATGCGGAATGGATATTTTGCAGCCGTATTTGAACAACAGCAGTAGAAACCTTCAAAATATCCAGACATTGAGAACTCCATTGCTTGCAGATAACGAATTGGTAGAGCGCGTTGCCAAGGGCAGCGATGCTTCGTTTGCAATCCTGCATAACCGATACCGAAAGAAAGTTCTAGGTTACGTTTGCCTGTTCATCCGGAGGCAGGATGTTGCCGAAGACATCGCGCAAGACGTCTTCATAAAGGCCTACCGCTCGCTTACCGAAGGGGCGTACAAAGATGCAGGCAAGTTCGTTCCCTGGCTGATGCGCATTGCCCGCAACATGGTTATCGACTACTACCGCAAGGACCTCCCAATTTCCATTGATGAGAATAGCGCCATCGAGAATAAGCTGCAGAACATGTCAGCCGATGAGTCGCCCGAAAGGACAATTATCCGAAAGCAGCAAAATAACAGCCTCAGATTGCTTGTCGATGAGCTTCCCAAAGAGCAAAAAGAGGTGGTACTCCTAAGGTACTACATAGGAATGAGCTTCAAGGAAATTGCCGATTTTACCGACGTCAGCGTCAATACAGCACTGGGCCGAATGAGATACGCCTTAATAAATTTAAAGAAGAGAGCGAATGTCTTAGAGAGATTCTAACCAGCATTTGTGTTTTTAGCAGTTTGTTTGTAAAAAATAAGGGGCGCATGCCCCTTATTTTTTACATCAACCATGCCCTAGTAGAGCAGAGC
This window of the uncultured Acetobacteroides sp. genome carries:
- the rlmB gene encoding 23S rRNA (guanosine(2251)-2'-O)-methyltransferase RlmB, whose product is MSASNQNSIFGIRPVIEAINAGKPLDKVMIKNGLEGELIQELKDLLRRKKIFAQYVPAEKLNSITSQNHQGVIAFAAQIEYYELEDVVTAALEDEKKTPLFLVLDGVTDVRNFGAIARSAECAGVNAIIIPAKGSAQINSDAIKSSAGALHFIPIVKVPSLRSAIFYLRDSGIKIVASSEKAKDMMYKVDMTPPTAIIMGSEDKGISPDNLKFVDEMVKVPLSGQIDSLNVGVAAALVMFEAVRQRIFDAMYED
- a CDS encoding sigma-70 family RNA polymerase sigma factor — protein: MRTPLLADNELVERVAKGSDASFAILHNRYRKKVLGYVCLFIRRQDVAEDIAQDVFIKAYRSLTEGAYKDAGKFVPWLMRIARNMVIDYYRKDLPISIDENSAIENKLQNMSADESPERTIIRKQQNNSLRLLVDELPKEQKEVVLLRYYIGMSFKEIADFTDVSVNTALGRMRYALINLKKRANVLERF